CATATCCTTCCGGCACATCGTACTTGGGCAGCTTGGTCACACCGAACTCAATTTCCACGTTACAGCGCTCTGCAATCCTGTGAGTGTTGTCAATGGCTTCTCCTGCGTAGGAGAAAAGCTTCCGCATCTCCTCCTCGGTCTTGCAGTAATACTGGCCGCCTTCGTAGCGCATGCGGTTTTCGTCCGCCACCTTTTTTCCGGTCTGGATACACAGCAGGATATCATGAGGCGTGGCATCCTCTGCATAGGTATAGTGGATATCATTGGTGGCTACTAATTCGATTCCTGTTTCATGGCTCATTCTCAGAAGGCTCTGGTTTACTGTGTTCTGAGCCGGTATTCCGTGATCCTGAAGCTCCAGAAAGAAATTTCCCTTTCCGAATATATCCTGATAGCGAAGGGCTGCTTCCATGCCTTTCTCATACAGGCCGCGGCTTACATGCCTTTGTACCTCTCCTGCCAGACAGGCGCTTAATGCAATGATCCCTTCGCTGTATTCCTTTAAAATCTCATAATCTACTCTTGGTTTATAATAAAATCCATCCACAAAACCTTTTGAGACGATCTTCATCAGGTTCTGGTATCCCTGGTTATTCTCAGCTAATAAGACCAGATGATAGTAACGGTCCTCTCCTCCTGCGGTCTCTCTGTCAAACCTTGATCCGGAGGTCACATATACCTCGCATCCGATGATGGGCTTTATTCCTGCCTCTCTGGCCGCCCTGTAAAAATCAATGACGCCATACATCACACCGTGGTCTGTGATGGCCATGCTGTCCATTCCAAGCTCCTTTGCTCTGGACACAAGCTCTTTTATTTTACAGGAGCCGTCCAACAGACTGTATTCTGTATGGACGTGTAAATGTGTAAATGCCATTTGTTCCTCCTTTCTTTATTCCTTTGTATGTAAATTCATAGTGAGGCTGCTAAGTCCGCAGTGCTCATTGCTTTCGTGAACAGTATACCACAAAACCCCCCTCCAGAAAACCTTTTGTACAAGATTTCATCAGCACACACAAGAGGCGGAGCCTCTTGTGTGAGAGTCTCCGCCTGAAAAAACAATATTCTTTAAATATTACTCATGATTGCTTAAATATTTTTCGATTTCGGCAATCGCCTGCTCCTCGTCGGTCCCATCCGCAGTGATCGTAATCTGTTCTCCCGCTGCAAGTCCCAGAGTCATCATGCCCATAATGCTCTTGGCATTTACTCTCTTGGATTCGATTTCAACATAAATGTTGCTTTCATACTGGCTGGCAACCTGAACCAGCATAGCAACTGGTCTTGCCTCTAAGCCTGATGCAAGTTCAACGGTGACTGTTTTTCTTACCATAATTATCCTCCTCAATCCTATGAACGGATTATTCCATTCCGCTGCTAATGCCTGTCCCTCGCAGCCGCCCTGCCAGGTCGCCAAGCTTTCTAAGTCGGTGGTTCACTCCTGATTTGCCTACAGGAGGGTCTAGAGCTTCTCCAAGCTCTTTTAATGTTGCTTCCGGCCTCTCCAATCGTTCCCTGGCAATTTCACTTAGATTGTCCGGTAGATTATCAAGTCCGATTGTATCTCTGATATATTTTATATCTTCTATCTGCTTTACCGCAGCTGATACCGTTTTATTAATATTGGCAGTCTCACAGTTCACCTGCCGATTCACACTGTTGCGCATATCCTTTAAGATCCTGATGTTCTCAAGCTCCATTAAGGCCACCGGGGCTTCCATAACATTCAGGATATCTACAATCTGGCTGCCTTCTTTTATATAAACCACAAAATAACGTTTTCTCTTCACGATCTTTGCTTCAAGATCAAAGGTCGCGATAATGGACTTTAGCTGCCTGGCTTTGTCTTCAGTCGCGCATACGATTTCAAAATGGTAGAATTTCTCAGGGTCGCTCAAGGACCCGGAAGAGAGAAATGCACCGCGGATGAATGCCCTCCTGCAGCAGGACTGCTGGATGACCACATTCTGTACAAGATTTAAGTTTTCCCCTATTTCTCCGTTTTCATCAAGAAGCTTTGTGGCGTGTAAAACACGGATCGCCTCCTCATGCTCCCGGATTGTTACCGTATAGGTACGGTTTTTATTTAAATAAGCATTTCTTCTAATCGACACATCAGTACTTATATTAAATGTTTTTTTCAATAATGTAAAGTACTTTCTTGCAACTGCCACATTTTCCGTATTAATTTTAATCGTATAGCGGTCGTTTTCCGATATGATTATTTTTCCGCAAAGGCTTATGATCGCTGCCATCTCTGCGATCTGGCAATGCCTTGCCGGACTGATCTGCCTGGATAGCTCTTCTTTTAATTTGGAAGAAAATGACATGTCTAGACCATCCTTTTCCGTATATTATCCTTGTCGATGTCCCGGTGCTCAATTTTTATTCCGAATTCTTCCCTGGATTTAAACCTGTCATAAACAGACCTGGCAATGGTAACCGACCGGTGCTTGCCGCCTGTACATCCAATGGCAATGACCAGCTGGTTTTTCCCCTCCAGCACATAATTGGGAATTAAAAATTCCAGCATATCGTTAAGCTTGTCTAAAAACAGGGCAGCGGTCCCATGCTGCATCACATAGTCCCGCACTGCTTTTTCCTCTCCGGTTTTAGGCCGCAGTTCCTCTGAATAGTAGGGATTGGGCAGGAATCTTACATCAAAAACCAGATCTGCATCCGACGGAATCCCATACTTGAACCCAAAAGAAAGGACAGTAATATACAGATTCCGGTAGGATTCCCGGTTTATAAATATCTTTTCCAGCTCCTGCCTCAGTTCCTTAGTCAGGAGCCGGCTGGTATCGATGATATAGTCCGCTTCTTCCTTTAGAAACCCAAGCTTTACCCGTTCTTTCTCAATCCCGCTGTCGATCCTTCCGCCTGCCGCCAGGGGATGGGCTCTCCTGGTTTCCTTATAACGCTTGATCAGTGTTTCGTCACCTGCATCAAGGAAGAGGATTTCAAAGGGCACCCTTTGTCTTGACCACTCATCAAAAATCCTGTTTAAAACCGATAAATCCTCCCCGCTGCGGATATCGATCCCCAAAGCTGCGTTCCTGATCCCTCCATGATTACTTAAGGTCAGCTCCGCGAACGTTTCAATCAGGGGAATGGGAAGATTATCCACACAATAGAATCCCATATCCTCCAGCATCTTAAGCGCCTGGGTCTTTCCTGCGCCTGACATGCCTGTTACAATTACAAGCCTCACGTTATTCTCCTTTGCACCGTTAAAACTTCCCTAGTGTCTTTACCTCCATCTCAAGTGTTACTCCGGATTGTTTCAATACCCTTTTTTTTACCTCTTCGCAAAGGTTTCTGATATCAGCCGCAGTCGCGCTGTCTTTGTTAATGACAAATCCGCAGTGCTTCTCCGATACCTGGGCGCCGCCTAAGGAAAAACCTCTTAAGCCTGCCTCCTCTATGAGTTTGCCGGCAAAATGCCCCTCCGGCCTCTTAAAGGTGCTTCCCGCGCTTGGATACTCCAAAGGCTGCTTTTCCTTTCTCCTGCGGGCCAGTTCATCCATCCGGTTCTTAATAGAGACCTCATCTCCATCCCTTAACCGGATCTTAGCTTCCAGCACAACATACTGCTTTGGTATAATGCAGCTGGTCCGGTATCCTAAGGAAAGCTGGTCAGCAGGCAGCTCCGTTATTTCTCCCTGCTGCGTTAAAACTTTAACAGACCGAAGAACCTCCTTCATCTCCGAACCGTAGGCTCCGGCGTTCATCACCACGGCTCCCCCAAGAGTTCCCGGTATCCCGGCCGCAAACTCAAAACCGGTCAAGGTCGCCCTATAAGCTTCCTGGGCGATCCGCGCCAGGGACGCTCCGGCTCCGGCCTTTACCATCCCCGTCTCCTTATCCGCCTGGCAGCTTTTAAAGCAATCCATGGAAACGACCACCCCGTCAAATCCTTCGTCTCCAACCAGAAGATTGCTTCCATTCCCCAGTATAAAAAAAGGTACCTCTTCCCGGCGGCAAAGAGCCAAAACAGCAGTAAGCTCCTTTTCATCCCCCGGTGTCACAAAGCAGGCAGCAGGGCCGCCCACCCGGAACGAGGTATGCCTTCGCATCTCTTCCCCAACTTTTATATGATCTTTATCGGCTGCACCAAGAAGTTTTTCATAAAATCCAGTCATCAGACACCTCAATCATCTTGTTTTCTTGAAAGGTTTGCCTGAACGCGGTTATATAATTCCTGAGCCGCGTTGTACCCCATCTTCTTTTGTCTGTAATTGACGGCAGCAGATTCAACGATAATGGCCAGATTACGTCCCGGACGCACCGGTATGGAATGGCATACTACCCGGTTTCCCAGAAATTCCGTATACTGGTCTTCGATTCCCATTCTGTCGTATTCCTTATCTCTGTCCCAGTCCTCCAGTTTGATCACCATATCAATAGCCTGGGTATCCTTTACGCTTTCAACACCGAACAAAGTCTTGACATCAATGATGCCGATGCCCCTTAATTCAATAAAATGCCTGGTAATTTCCGGGGCGCTTCCGATCAGCGTTTCATCGCTTACCTTGCGGATCTCCACCACATCATCGGTTACAAGACGGTGGCCCCGTTTGATCAGTTCCAGTGCAGCCTCACTTTTTCCGATGCCGCTCTCTCCCATGATCAGCACGCCTTCGCCGAATACGTCAACCAAAACCCCGTGGATGCTGATGCAGGGCGCCAGCTTCACCTTAAGCCAGCGGATGATCTCCGCCATGAGATCGGAAGTGGTCTTATCTGATACAAGGCATGGTACGCCGTAATGATTGCAAAACGCCAGCATATCCTCATCCGGATTCTGGCTCCGGCTATATACGAGACAGGGAATCTGGCTGGACAAAAGCTTGTCGTACATCTCAAGCTTTCTCTCATGATTCATCTGATGAATGTATTCCTGCTCCACATAACCGATGATCTGCACCCGCTCGTTGTCAAAATGATCATAAAATCCGGCTAACTGCAAAGCCGGGCGATTGACATCCGCATGGCTGATCACAATTTTTTCCGCGTCAATCTCCGGAGTCATGTTCCGGAAATTCATCTTCTTTATCAAATCTGTAATAGCTACTCCATGCATGGCGAACGCTCCTCTTTTCCATCTGTTTTTTTCATACTAACACAGATTTCGTATTTTGAAAAGCTATATGTGGAAGAACTCGTAAACACTCTTTGCAGCCCGGGCATTCATGCCCGGTACTTGGGACAACTCCTCCACGGTCGCTTCCTTTATGGCTTCCAGCCCTTTAAACCGGCGCATCAGCGCCTTTCTCCTGTTAGGGCCGATGCCTGGAATATCGTCAAGAATGGATTTTACCTGTCCTTTGCTTCTTAAGCTTCTATGGTATTCAATGGCAAACCGGTGGGCTTCATCCTGGATCCTGGTGATCAGCTTGAATCCTTCGGAATGCCTGTCAATGGGAATCTCCACGTTATGATAGTAAAGCCCTCTGGTCCTGTGATTGTCATCCTTTACCATACCGCAGACAGGAATGGAAATATCCAGTTCCTTTAAAACCTCCAGGGCAATGTTTACCTGCCCCCGTCCTCCATCCATCATGATTAAGTCCGGGAAACGGGTAAAGCTCCCAAGTTCCTCATCCACGCCTTTTTCCTTTAAGCTTTCCGCTTCCTTAAGGCCATGGGTAAACCTTCTTGTGAGCACCTCGTTCATGGAAGCGTAATCATTGGCCCCCTTGA
The nucleotide sequence above comes from Lacrimispora sp. BS-2. Encoded proteins:
- a CDS encoding HPr family phosphocarrier protein, translating into MVRKTVTVELASGLEARPVAMLVQVASQYESNIYVEIESKRVNAKSIMGMMTLGLAAGEQITITADGTDEEQAIAEIEKYLSNHE
- the whiA gene encoding DNA-binding protein WhiA, with amino-acid sequence MSFSSKLKEELSRQISPARHCQIAEMAAIISLCGKIIISENDRYTIKINTENVAVARKYFTLLKKTFNISTDVSIRRNAYLNKNRTYTVTIREHEEAIRVLHATKLLDENGEIGENLNLVQNVVIQQSCCRRAFIRGAFLSSGSLSDPEKFYHFEIVCATEDKARQLKSIIATFDLEAKIVKRKRYFVVYIKEGSQIVDILNVMEAPVALMELENIRILKDMRNSVNRQVNCETANINKTVSAAVKQIEDIKYIRDTIGLDNLPDNLSEIARERLERPEATLKELGEALDPPVGKSGVNHRLRKLGDLAGRLRGTGISSGME
- the rapZ gene encoding RNase adapter RapZ, with protein sequence MRLVIVTGMSGAGKTQALKMLEDMGFYCVDNLPIPLIETFAELTLSNHGGIRNAALGIDIRSGEDLSVLNRIFDEWSRQRVPFEILFLDAGDETLIKRYKETRRAHPLAAGGRIDSGIEKERVKLGFLKEEADYIIDTSRLLTKELRQELEKIFINRESYRNLYITVLSFGFKYGIPSDADLVFDVRFLPNPYYSEELRPKTGEEKAVRDYVMQHGTAALFLDKLNDMLEFLIPNYVLEGKNQLVIAIGCTGGKHRSVTIARSVYDRFKSREEFGIKIEHRDIDKDNIRKRMV
- the murB gene encoding UDP-N-acetylmuramate dehydrogenase, whose product is MTGFYEKLLGAADKDHIKVGEEMRRHTSFRVGGPAACFVTPGDEKELTAVLALCRREEVPFFILGNGSNLLVGDEGFDGVVVSMDCFKSCQADKETGMVKAGAGASLARIAQEAYRATLTGFEFAAGIPGTLGGAVVMNAGAYGSEMKEVLRSVKVLTQQGEITELPADQLSLGYRTSCIIPKQYVVLEAKIRLRDGDEVSIKNRMDELARRRKEKQPLEYPSAGSTFKRPEGHFAGKLIEEAGLRGFSLGGAQVSEKHCGFVINKDSATAADIRNLCEEVKKRVLKQSGVTLEMEVKTLGKF
- the hprK gene encoding HPr(Ser) kinase/phosphatase encodes the protein MHGVAITDLIKKMNFRNMTPEIDAEKIVISHADVNRPALQLAGFYDHFDNERVQIIGYVEQEYIHQMNHERKLEMYDKLLSSQIPCLVYSRSQNPDEDMLAFCNHYGVPCLVSDKTTSDLMAEIIRWLKVKLAPCISIHGVLVDVFGEGVLIMGESGIGKSEAALELIKRGHRLVTDDVVEIRKVSDETLIGSAPEITRHFIELRGIGIIDVKTLFGVESVKDTQAIDMVIKLEDWDRDKEYDRMGIEDQYTEFLGNRVVCHSIPVRPGRNLAIIVESAAVNYRQKKMGYNAAQELYNRVQANLSRKQDD